The Musa acuminata AAA Group cultivar baxijiao chromosome BXJ2-5, Cavendish_Baxijiao_AAA, whole genome shotgun sequence genomic interval TGCTGCACAACCTTGTTATCTGCTGCCATTATTGCTGCATCCATGGACACCTTGTCCCTCTAATGGCAAGAAGACTTTGAAGGACAGCGTGGCTTTTCATATTCTGCAAGCCAGGTTGTGTGGCTGCACCACCTTATTCTCTCCCCCCATTATCTTTTTTACGAGACGGGTGGTGGTGGGGGGAGCTAATGGTCCTCCTCAATCGCCTCTCAAGACCCCCCTCCCCTCACAAAAGTGGAGTAAAGAGATCTCCTGCAGTTGATCTCAGAGCCATGTTGCTGGTCCTTGAAGCAACTTGGTGGATTCTCTTCTTCATCATTTGGTCAAGTCCATCCCTCTCATCATCCTTGCAAAGTTGTGATGTTTCATTATCTTCATCCAAGCCGAGAGAAGGACCTTCACATGCAGCATCAGCTCACAGTGGAAATGGCATCTAATTCACCCATTACTTTCTTGGTGTTAGCAAAACAAGTCAAGATacaagaataagttatatgcataATCAATCTAGAGAGCTCTATGTAGTTTGTGAAGGGCCCCATAATAAACCTTCTCTCCAACATGTCCCCCATGAACCATCACTTTTATGGCCTTCACAAAGatttcttttgtttatttttatttttattttttggttttgtgGCATCTCTGAATTTTATGATTGTGTATACCATATTTttcctcttgaattattttgtattCTTGTTAGTAATGTGTATTAATTATTTTGGAATGCTTGGTTGATGAAACAAATAATGTCTTGTTGATGCACAAATATGATATCTACttaacatctattttttttttattttttatttataaaaaattatgtgTTGCTGCAAAAGCTTACAAAATATTATCAAATAGATCCAAATCATCCCCGCATATGATTTCTTGTTCATtgttttggaatgttaatgtgacgAAAGAAATAATAGTACGACAAAATCTCTCCGATTTaatatttacatttttatttttaaaataactatCACTCAATAAAAATAGCAAAACTCACCAAATTATAAGAATGAACCCAATTCATCCCCTCCTATGATTTCATATTTATTGTTCACCACTTACCCTTCTCGAAACAAAATTCACCTTTTACCAAAGCCAAATTAAGGTAGATTTGTGATTTATctatatgaaaattaaaataaaattacaaatcATAAATTTTAGATTTTGTTTTTCCCATCACGACCGTCCATTATTTCTCATCCGTTCGTTCATTGATGGAATTGATCTGTCCGCGTGGGCTCCACACGATTTGCGTCGGAATTCTGACGCTACCTCTGCCCGCATTCCTCGCTATAAATCCCCCCACATCTTGCCATTTGGTCCGAAAGAGCGAGTGAGCGAGCGGGCGAGAGAGCAgcggcagcagtagcagcagcggTAGACcgaagggagaagaaagaggagcgGTTTTTGGAGAGGAAAGGGGAGTGAAGATGTCGTGGCAAGCATACGTGGATGACCATCTCATGTGCGAGATCGACGACATGCAGCTCACGGCCGCCGCCATCCTCGGCCTTGACGGTAGCGTCTGGGCCCAGAGCGCCACCTTCCCACAGGTATGAGTTCTCCTCCATCGTCGCTTGACCTATTCCTGTGTTGTTGACGGATCAGATCCCCGCTCCCTTGGGTCCTGCACTCCTCATTTGTGTGTGGTTGCGTGGGATCGATTGTTTCTGTCCAGTAGCCTCCTTGTTCGATTTGAGAGATCTGATGGTTCACAGAAAGAAATCAAAAAAATGGAATTATGTTTATCCTAATGAGTTATTCATTCATTTTTATTGTTCTTTTAGGATTTTGTTCTGGTTGTCGCTTGGTGGTCGGGGGTTTTAGTCTCGGAACCTAtggatcaaaaaagaaaaaaaaaaaaaaaaaagatctcacCTTGATGTCTTCCCTTATTGTTTTTagccctttcttttctttctggagtGGGTCGGATTGTATGAAAGAGATTCCAGCTTGCATGCCGTAAAATCGGATGCACCCTTTATTTATTGTCTTTTTTAGATGTTTTCTGCCGCGGAACTATGGCCCTGTTTATTCATCATAAATTCGATTTACACCAATTTGATATTGCCTATTGgcgagaaggaaaaaaagaaattaaTTCTAACTTGTTGGTGAATCCATCAACATAATAGTTGTAGAATAATTAGGTGGTGGGTAAGCAGCAGCAATTGATGGAGGTGAGTTTAATGATTAAGCGTTGTTTAGCGTGGGCCACCATCTGGGGGCTTCAATCTACACTTCCAATCACATGGGACTGTGAGATCTTTTGCTTTTGATCGTGTATATTGTGACCTAGGGTCAGTTGATGATGGATGGATTACAGGCATATATCTTTTGGGATGTGATAGAATGGTAGGACACATGCTTTTGCATGCATTGCCAGCAGTAGGTATTCTCTGAAAGTTATGATTTTGCAGTTCCCTCTTGATCATTAAGTAATCAACAGATCATTTATCTATGTAACTAATATACACATTTTCTTTGACTATTTTTCCTATGCTTTCTGATTGTTGAATTCACTATTGTTCTGTTATCGTGATATTAAAAATGGCATCCTTATTAAACAATTTCTTGATCTTAATGTTTGGTGTGACTAATGAACTCTGTTTTGCCGTTGTCACATGAAACCCGAGCTTAGTCCCCAAATTTGAAGTGAGACAATGGTTATATGACCACTAACTTGCTGTTATGGTTTTCTACACATGAATTCGCTACTCTTGCCTTGAATATACTTCTTATATATGTCCTTCTGTCTATGTGTTACAAGGAATCTTCATTTGGTGATATATGTCAACAAATTTATGCGTCTTAAAGACTACTAACTTCTACATGTCATTCATCTGTCAGGAGAAACTTAATTTAATTTTGTATGATGTTATTGAGTTGTCACATTACTTTTTGTTTTGCCATGTTACATAATAAACAACATTTAGCTGCCACTTGGTGCATATTTATCTTATTAGTACTTAAGATATTCCAATATGGATTATTCTTGTAAATTATATGTGGCATATCGTGGAACAGCAAAATTCACTTATTCTAGTTTTGTTAATCCGACTTTTAAAATAGCtggagaaaagggaagaagaaagaaTAATGTAAGGTACCCTTTTTTCTGTTCCTCTTGTTTTCTATGGTTAGAGGCGGGGTTGGGAAAAAAATAGTGAATAATCAGTTTTCTGGATTTTATATGGACGGTTAAGTGGCTCCTTTTCCTTGACTGCCAGCATATTTAAACATGATAATGTACATGGTCATGGTTCTATggagtttttttttcttgtcttattttttgtattattatgGTTCTATGGTTCTATGGAGTTCTATGGAGTTTTTTCTATatatattgcatatatcatctGTTGATGAGTTGCCTTCTCAATACAGTTAAAACCTGAAGAGATTACTGCAATAATGACTGACTTTGAAGAGCATGGTTCCCTTGCACCAACTGGATTATATCTTGGCGGGATAAAGTACATGGTTATCCAAGGCGAGCCAGGTTCTGTAATTCGAGGGAAGAAGGTCAGTGATCCATTAGTTATCTATGAGCTAAAATACTTTTGCAGTTTGTTAGACTCATAATATTCATTTAAGTCTTTTAACTATGACCTCCAATAATATACTAGGTCTTAAATGCCACAAAGAATTTACACAATCTGACATTTAAAGATGTGTACTTGGGCATTTCTTGTCTAAGGAGTTATAGTTGATTATCATGATTAGACCTGTTTTTGTGTGTGTTTGTAGGAAAGTTTTGGTAGTCAATGATGGATATCTCTCAACTGGTTTACATAGCAAACTTGTAGTGCTTTAATTGGTTTGACCAAGTATATTCTTAAACTTTAGAGGAGATCTATTACCTATCTAACTATGACATACGTGTATCCGAGCAGTTGCCTTCTTTCTTTAAAAtcttcaagttggtattttggcgGGGTGGAACTTGTAGCTGTATACTTTGGTTTGATAAGTTAGCAATCCTGGATGCCATGTTTTCTTTAGATGGTCAAGTGGAATGAAGCTACTCTTTTTTCTATGGTGAAATGTCTTGATTTCATAACTCAAATTAATTTGTATTGCCATGTTCCATAATCAGATTCATTTTGAAATCTTGTATAGTATCattaacttcttgtaccactggctAATCAAAGCTTTTGTATAGTATCAATGACTTGATCTTGAATTCTCTGTTTGACTTGACTTTCAGGGTGCTGGTGGTGTCACCATCAAGAAGACCAATCTGGCTTTGATAATTGGTATATATGAAGAGCCGATGACTGGTGGCCAGTGCAGCATGATTGTCGAGAGGCTTGGTGATTATCTTTATGATCAGGGTTTTTGAATTTGGTATCGATGCATTGGATCTTCTTATTTTGGTATTCCGTGAATGAGCTTGCAACGTACCTAATCATCTTGAACTCAATTTGGAAATTTATCAGAAGTCTTGTTGGTCTAGTCTGTTGGCATGGTATGTAAGTTACGTGACTTTTATCCGTTTCATTTATCATGCTGAGGTCGTCTATATTCTCAGACAAGTTTCCTGGAAGTTTGATGTAGATTTGACATATATGTGCATGGCTAATGTGGTACCTTTATAGTATTCTGGCACTGCTCTTGGTTTGGCATGTCCATGAATGCAAAATGTGTTGCTAATTATGATTCTTAGTGTGTATTCATTAAGAGATGCAATCTataaatgagaagaaaaaaaatggatTGCTTATGCAATATGGTAGATTGTTGGTGTTCTCCCCAGTTGACAGGTTTCTGATCAATCAAAAATAAAACTAGGATTATTAGCATAGCCAGAGTGATATTTGTCAAAGCTAGCAAGATGGATGCTAAGACTAATGTATGGTTGGTTCCATACTAGTTTTCAAACTAATGTATCGTACTACTTCCAGGGTCTGATATTTATCTTGTTGATCACTAGATTATACTTTGAAAAATGCtctttatgttatatatatatatgccaaattaagctcATGTCTGCTATAGATCTAAGAGACCAAGTAACATGTCCTGGTTCTCTTCTGAACTGTTCTATTGTGTCccaaatcaaaaatataataatcttTACAGTTTGCAGTAAAAAGGTAGGGTATAGGTGCATTCTCTGTAGGTCTGGAGCAAGGGATTATGCAAGGATTGGACCTGCAGTGTTTACTATACTCAAGTGTTGTTTGTGCTAGAAGAGctacaacaacaaaaataatggGCAGTAACTTTTACATTTGACAGAAAGGATGAACTTTATATGTAAATTCACAGCATTCTGGTCAGTAACAGTTATTTTCTAAGAACATGATAGAGAACTACATCTGCTTGGCTGTTGTATACCCACATTATCATCATCACAGACAGCAGGAGCAGAAATAATTGCTGGCAATTGTTGGGCAAGGAATCATGATCTTGTACAAAATGACCACCAGACAACCACATTGACAAGCATCAACAGTGCAGCCCAATGGGACTCTCTTCATCTTGTGCTTTCATCAGAAGAGGAGGTTAAAAATGAATAGAATTGCTGTATATGTTTTAAGTCAATAGAGTCTGATGATTTAAATTGCTTCCCTACAAGTAGAAATCACATGAATTCCATTATCATTCAGAAGACTGTCTGCGAGCCTGAGGTTGAGATAATTATCATCAAGTAAAACACCACTACATTTTGTGGACTGCATGCATTCCCCCACAGAATCTTACCCTACCCAACTTTGATCTCCGATTTAACGATAAAAGGAGGAACTCTATTTAATTCTAGCTATAATCTTGATTGATAGTTCTCAAGGTTTGAATGGTTCATTGCTTGAAATTAGAACTCCGAAGAGACTAGCATGATCAGACATTTGGTTTGCTTTTTTTTGACATCAACAAATTGCAGCAGCTTTTGTACGGCAGAGGTCATTACTCACCTTATTTACTGCATCAGTTTAGTGGGCACCAATATATCATGAAGAGACTTTGGGACCTCTCACCTTCAGGATTGAGATTCTTGAACTTGGTGGTCCAGAAATGGAGAGAATCCTCTTCGTCAGCTCTCACTATAAGCTTCTGTTGTGTGgcaaaccctctctctctctctctctctctctctctctctctctctctctctctgggtctGACCGACACTGGGAACTGTGCAGGAGCGGGGGTGTGTCAGCCATATCTCTCCCGGAGGACAGCTTCTGTGCTCCTGTTGCGTGCCCAGAGATGAGTCCTGGTCAAGTTGCCATGGCCACCCAGCCACTGCATTGCATCATGAGAGCACAGTTTAAAGATAAGCTGTCGTGGAGACAAGAGTTCTCCTCGGAGTGAGCATTTCACTTGGGGAGATAAGGCAAAAATGATGCGAAGGTTGGGCCCTTCTCGCCTTCAAGAGAGGAGGGGACGATTGACTGGACGAAGTTTAGGACAGAGTGACCGGAGGAGGGAATATGCCGGTCTGTGCCTGCACAGTGCGCACACTTCCAAACATTCACCAATTAAATCGATCACAAACGACTGCCGAAAAGAAACTTGGAACAGATTCTCATGATCTCCATGCTCGGTCATCTGCACGTCTGAACTCCCACTcgatctctctctccctctgttGCAGTGTAAGCGTCAGATTTGACCTGTCCGACCAAGAAAAAGGATGATGTCTGCTGATTCGATACTCTCTGAGATCCGTTAGTTCATGATCTGTTGCTATCAATAATGCAGAAACACAGAGGCAACAAACCAAGAGCTCGAAGAAAGTCATCAATGGAGCGTGGGAATCCAATCACTCATCGACATGTTTGGCAAAGCGGTACGTCAGAGAGGTAAAGTTTCTTGGGCATTAGCCATGGACTGCAGTGTCTGGTCACGTAACTTTATCCACCATTCACGTAACTTTCTCCTCCCTTTAATGATGACAGCTACGTAGGAGATGTCACATCTTGTAGATGGAGCTGGGACATGTGGATCCCATCACATCAGATCGGTGAGACGTGAAATCATCGTCAAAGGTGATTCAAccgatctaatatatatatatatatatatatatccatttctTCCAACAATACAAAAACATGTGTGATCAGTGGCACAGTAATAAGTCTGTAATATTGCGAGTCCTTCAATGCTGAGTTATTTCTTGCTTTTtctgagagagacagagagagaaagagtcgaTTCAGATATATCGGCATCATCGGACCGTTCCTACACCCCTACAATTCTGACCTCCGGCTGGATCTGTCGATATAAACTTCAAAGCAATCCTCCGCCTTGCCAGGGAAAAAGGAAAGATGATGGCATCTGTTGACTTACGACTATTCTGATCTATGGTTGACCTACATGAGCAAGAACAAGAATAATAATTTTCTTGACGTAGAAATAATCATGACATTCTATGAACAATCTCATCCAAAGTGTTCGCACAAACAGGAAAAGAGAACACAGGCAGAGGAAGAAGATAAGGTCATCTCTAGCCTTCCTCTTATTGACCTTACAGACTCCCTTGCATCACCACAGTCTCTGCAAGTAGATTTCCTTCTCTGTTTCCTTCCGTGGCTCCGAGGACCTGTCGAGCCTTTCGACCACTGCTCTCTTAAAGCTAAATGCCTCTTGGGCTTGAGGGCAGGATTTCTGCATTCCAACTCCACCCAAATTAGCCTTGACCTCCACGTTTACCTCGCCCAGAGGCTGTCTCTTTCTCGTCCTTGGATCTGGCAGGTGCTTCAGTGCACTGAGGTGCCTCAGCTTTGCCTTGGATGACTGCGTGCTTGCCATGTACTTGGGAGAGTCTGATACGTTCGCATACTGCCGAAGACCTCCCTCGCCACCGCGCACGCTCTTCGCCGGAGTGGCAGCCTCGTCGAAACCGGGTGCGGTCATGTATCTGGGTGTGCTGTGCGCGGTGGCTGAGAGCCGGCATTGCTCGCCGTTGACGCACCAGTCGTTATTCTCTTGGAAGTTCCGGCGGCTGGGGACAGAGATTCGTGCTGGAATTTGGCATGCGATTGGAGAGGAGGATGCGTGCAGAGGCAAGTCATCCGTCGGATCGGTAGCACAGGAAGTAGCAGCTCGACAGAAAGATCTCAACTTTGGATGGCATGTATCGATCTCGACGATCTTTGGGCTTCTGCTGAGGGTGGCAGTGTCAAGGCTGGTCGAGAGCCTCAACTGCTCGCCTCGGGTATCATTGATCCTTTCCTGTGATCAAAGGTTGAAGGAAGCTAAGCATCGTTAGCTCATGAGATCGAGCTGTGATCAGGAACTGTAACATACCGAGGATCTTCGACGGCGGAATTCAGCCGGTGGAAAGCATCTGTCATCTGGGAGAAGATCTCGAGATCTTGGCGCTCGAACAGTGGCCTGAGATCTGGCGAGAGCTTGAACGCTGTGAAGAGATGCAGCGGCTTGCTTACGAACAAGATAGCCTCTAACCAAGGCTTGCAATTTGACTAACCCCTTGAGAGCTCGCAGTGCTTTCCTTGCCTTCAAATGATGCAAAGGAAATCTTTAATTGTTACCATGCAAGGAACGTAGAATGGGAAGAACAGTAACGTAAAGCCGAGAAAGATGTATCGTCTATTGAATGAAATGTGAAACCAGAAAGATGAAGAGAATCAAAGAGGAATTGCTCGCAAAACAACTGAAGAAAGAAGCAGACGAAGAGGGAAAATAGAAGCACAACATAACAGCGAGAGAGAA includes:
- the LOC103984103 gene encoding profilin, encoding MSWQAYVDDHLMCEIDDMQLTAAAILGLDGSVWAQSATFPQLKPEEITAIMTDFEEHGSLAPTGLYLGGIKYMVIQGEPGSVIRGKKGAGGVTIKKTNLALIIGIYEEPMTGGQCSMIVERLGDYLYDQGF
- the LOC103984104 gene encoding protein IQ-domain 26-like, with the translated sequence MGRATWWLRSLWGGSKENKETKGSPGCGGEERTEKKRWSFRRSRDSGDVASGQNASMAAWLRSYEQSGEEQSKHAIAVAAATAAAADAAVAAARAAVAMVRLTSRGSATTSFGSARLAAVKIQTVFRGYLARKALRALKGLVKLQALVRGYLVRKQAAASLHSVQALARSQATVRAPRSRDLLPDDRCFPPAEFRRRRSSERINDTRGEQLRLSTSLDTATLSRSPKIVEIDTCHPKLRSFCRAATSCATDPTDDLPLHASSSPIACQIPARISVPSRRNFQENNDWCVNGEQCRLSATAHSTPRYMTAPGFDEAATPAKSVRGGEGGLRQYANVSDSPKYMASTQSSKAKLRHLSALKHLPDPRTRKRQPLGEVNVEVKANLGGVGMQKSCPQAQEAFSFKRAVVERLDRSSEPRKETEKEIYLQRLW